A window of the Sabethes cyaneus chromosome 1, idSabCyanKW18_F2, whole genome shotgun sequence genome harbors these coding sequences:
- the LOC128746113 gene encoding uncharacterized protein LOC128746113: protein MPKQRDESEARGTNETTPNACQACNELDNSRMVQCDMCDDWYHFDCVGVNQDVENHDWLCSVCMEKQQTKNKKSTKYIPLPVPSVSTLSPISISSVAPLSTATDIVTSMAVTSMFPTNTVYPTIGQNITMPPVSQMPPHYFMPPHSLISSNALLPPYSFMPPLYSIPPCQPMQVVCTMPSVPSSRWSNPYASLPGVNNYDMCNTVPSSFTQPIPSIPNVVPNTVPIEGSQKPLPNPVHTNNPPKAQQVLEDNLSQHSAAIFGQSVKQRQLQMELQILDDERKIQEEEEANRRQYLRKRHELMTKMVRETAPVADVEEERSNQRVSEWISETVNANVQDTHCPRADVVPEQLSQRIQRSSTPAVASTHPHEMPQNMQPISNQRIENAEGGFIPRRRSTPRQTSIEEEDDINLTRKQVAARQAVSRDLPSFSGTPEEWPLFYSTFTTTTNLCGYTSEENLVRLQKCLKGKAHEAVKCRLMHPGNVPGIISTLKMLFGNPEVIVQNLISKIHSTPAPKADKLDTLVEYSLAVQNLCATIEACQLEEYAYNVALLHELVDKLPPSFKVDWAKHRRDLPRVNLIAFSAWLYQLAETVCPIARLTCSEAVPGRGNKKNSAYVNTHSEESSDNPKEKPDHRAKGNPSGPSSSGGCVACKGNCPKLEKCQRFNELSYNARWAIIKEFMLCRKCLKKHKGSCKSLQVCGKNGCTFKHHELLHNYQRDGAGSNPSSSKGQNSNAGTQNTSVRECNTHHKSTNQGLFRVVPVVIHGPKKSIKTYAFLDDGSSLTLVDASLVQELGLQGNPEPLCLKWTGNKRRLENDSLKLDIDVSGTGEIQKKYCLRGVHTISNLDLFHQTVDVHQLAKRYRHLRGIPIESYNNVQPRILIGIDNANITLPLKGREGNMFEPIATKTRLGWIVHGGSSTTDSLVGYHSVEFCPCSESSDHMLQQSIQEYFSLEGLGICKSKKPLISGEEERAQQLLQSVTQTDSGRYEVPLLWKYDKVHLPNSKPAALRRFHCLENRMKKQPKLAEVLRAKIDDYRRKGYIRKLSNEELQKPQERVWYLPLFPVINPNKPGKVRFVWDAAAMTNGVSLNSMLLKGPDLLTPLDYVLYRFREFRIGLSGDVREMYLQMLMASRDQHCLRVLWSDDGKGEPSTYVTQVMPFGTSCSPSCAQYVKNLNASNFAGQYPQAAHTIIKQHYVDDMLASVETEEEAIQLAKDVKHVHAQAGLEMRNWISNSPAVVEAMKETKTDEKNLNLGPELGTEKVLGMWWCTATDTFTYKLSVKHDRDLLAGTRKPTKREVLRTLMAVFDPLGLISNVLVYLKVLFQEIWRCGIDWDDEIPDSLNEKWEKWIEVLPKVQYVRIPRCYRSITSLTPETNIQLHTFVDASLSGFAAVVYLRIEQGSSVECAIVGAKARVSPLKFVSIPRLELQAAVIGVRLADRISKSLTYKIDKRVFWSDSRDVLCWIRSDHRRYSQFVAARVSEILETTEMTDWRNINTKDNVADDATKWERQPDLTEESRWFTGPKFLWEHNEYWPVDSHQSSSTNEELRANLFHHITSPPPVIDVRRFSRWQSLLRATAVVLRVKHNFLCVIDKLSRRDGLLTADELRQASIFLFRQAQAESYPDEIRILASAEKSKKSLMKSSSIYKLNPFLDEHQVLRMHGRISACEYASMDARNPIILSQSNYVAWLVVKDCHERFHHRNHTTVLNELRHVYRIPRLKQLFNKVKAGCQMCKNEKSVPQPPPMGDLPEARLAAFTRPFSFVGVDYFGPINVVVGRRVEKRWGVLTTCLTVRAIHLEVAHSLSADSCIIALRNMMARRGVPIKIYSDRGTNFTAASKELKAALQEIDQEAVVREIVSPDTEWVFLPPASPHMGGAWERLVQTVKRNLAAIRPVRNPTDESLRNMLIEVENTINSRPLTHVPVEDPDAPVLTPNHFLLGSSSGLKPASTLDNRAVALRRSWCASQVEVNIFWQRWVRDYMPDLTKRTKWFSEVKPIELNDVAVVVDPALPRSCWPKGRIIAVNQSKDGQVRSAVVQTMSGVYERPATKLAILDVRRDRQVSQEPGVPGGECYDPSVGASHYGDFQMYQSWPGETNNKLAQRDNCH, encoded by the coding sequence ATGCCAAAGCAACGGGATGAATCGGAAGCGAGAGGTACCAACGAGACGACGCCGAATGCTTGTCAGGCATGCAACGAGTTGGATAATTCCCGAATGGTCCAGTGTGACATGTGTGATGACTGGTACCACTTCGACTGCGTAGGGGTCAACCAAGACGTCGAGAATCACGATTGGCTTTGCTCAGTCTGTATGGAGAAGCAGCAAACCAAGAACAAAAAGTCGACAAAATATATTCCCCTGCCGGTACCGTCTGTAAGTACACTTAGCCCGATAAGCATTAGCAGTGTGGCACCGTTGAGTACTGCCACCGATATAGTGACGAGCATGGCTGTCACCTCTATGTTTCCGACAAATACAGTTTACCCTACGATTGGGCAAAACATTACTATGCCACCCGTTTCTCAAATGCCGCCCCACTATTTTATGCCACCACATTCTTTGATATCGTCAAATGCCTTATTGCCACCCTATTCGTTTATGCCACCCCTTTATTCGATACCTCCTTGTCAGCCTATGCAAGTTGTTTGCACTATGCCGTCAGTGCCATCGTCCCGCTGGTCAAATCCGTACGCGTCACTACCGGGagtgaataattatgatatgtGTAACACAGTGCCATCTAGTTTTACTCAGCCGATTCCGTCGATACCAAATGTAGTTCCAAATACTGTTCCAATAGAAGGATCGCAGAAACCTTTGCCGAATCCAGTGCATACTAATAATCCCCCGAAAGCCCAACAAGTTTTGGAGGATAACTTGAGCCAGCATTCCGCAGCAATTTTCGGACAGTCCGTCAAGCAGAGACAGTTGCAAATGGAGTTGCAGATTTTGGACGACGAGAGGAAAATACAGGAAGAGGAAGAAGCTAATCGGCGTCAGTATCTGCGTAAGCGACACGAGTTGATGACGAAGATGGTCCGCGAAACCGCGCCTGTTGCTGATGTCGAGGAAGAGCGATCGAATCAACGAGTTTCTGAGTGGATAAGTGAGACGGTTAATGCGAATGTACAGGATACGCACTGTCCACGGGCTGACGTTGTTCCGGAACAACTTTCACAGAGAATCCAACGCAGTTCCACTCCAGCTGTTGCGTCAACTCATCCACACGAAATGCCACAAAATATGCAACCAATTTCCAACCAAAGGATAGAGAATGCAGAAGGTGGTTTTATCCCGAGACGGCGCTCGACACCAAGGCAGACTTCAATTGAAGAGGAAGACGATATTAATTTAACACGCAAGCAAGTCGCTGCTCGCCAAGCAGTTTCGCGGGATCTTCCCTCATTCAGCGGTACTCCGGAAGAATGGCCGTTGTTTTACTCAACGTTCACAACAACGACCAACCTGTGTGGATACACGTCGGAGGAAAACCTGGTCCGATTGCAAAAATGCCTTAAAGGCAAGGCACACGAAGCAGTAAAGTGTAGATTGATGCATCCTGGGAATGTCCCAGGTATAATATCTACCTTAAAGATGCTGTTTGGAAATCCAGAAGTCATCGTGCAGAACCTTATCTCTAAGATTCACTCCACACCAGCGCCGAAGGCCGACAAACTGGACACTCTCGTCGAGTATTCTCTGGCTGTGCAGAATCTCTGTGCGACTATCGAAGCTTGTCAGCTTGAAGAATACGCCTACAACGTAGCTCTGCTGCACGAGCTTGTAGACAAGCTACCGCCTTCCTTCAAGGTTGACTGGGCCAAGCATCGCCGTGATTTACCTCGGGTAAACCTGATAGCATTTTCGGCTTGGCTGTACCAGTTAGCAGAGACAGTTTGTCCAATCGCACGACTGACTTGCAGTGAAGCGGTTCCCGGTCGAGGAAACAAGAAGAACTCAGCTTACGTCAACACGCACAGTGAGGAGAGCTCTGACAATCCGAAGGAGAAACCGGATCATCGAGCGAAAGGGAATCCATCCGGTCCGTCTTCCTCAGGTGGCTGCGTAGCTTGTAAAGGAAATTGTCCGAAGTTGGAGAAGTGCCAGCGATTCAACGAGCTTTCGTACAATGCTCGATGGGCGATTATCAAGGAGTTCATGCTTTGCAGAAAATGTCTCAAGAAGCATAAGGGCAGCTGCAAATCCCTACAAGTGTGCGGAAAGAACGGCTGTACGTTCAAACACCATGAACTTTTGCACAACTACCAACGGGATGGAGCGGGATCGAACCCATCTTCCAGTAAGGGTCAGAACTCCAACGCAGGCACTCAAAACACATCGGTGCGTGAGTGCAATACTCACCACAAGTCGACTAACCAAGGACTGTTCCGTGTTGTCCCGGTGGTCATTCATGGCCCGAAGAAATCCATCAAGACGTACGCCTTCCTAGATGATGGCTCATCTCTTACGTTGGTTGATGCATCCCTAGTCCAAGAATTGGGATTGCAAGGAAACCCGGAGCCACTGTGCCTGAAGTGGACCGGGAACAAGCGCCGGCTGGAAAATGATTCACTAAAACTCGACATCGACGTATCTGGAACGGGTGAAATCCAGAAGAAATACTGCCTACGAGGAGTTCATACTATTTCCAACCTGGATCTATTCCATCAGACGGTGGATGTGCACCAATTAGCTAAACGATACCGGCACCTGCGGGGAATTCCTATCGAATCGTACAACAATGTACAACCTCGAATCCTAATCGGGATAGACAATGCCAACATCACGCTGCCGCTTAAGGGAAGGGAAGGAAATATGTTCGAGCCGATTGCAACGAAGACTCGTCTGGGCTGGATTGTGCACGGAGGCTCCAGTACAACTGACTCGTTAGTAGGATACCATTCAGTGGAATTCTGTCCATGCAGCGAATCGTCCGATCACATGCTGCAGCAATCAATTCAGGAGTACTTTTCTTTGGAAGGTCTGGGCATCTGTAAGTCGAAAAAGCCTCTGATCTCTGGTGAAGAAGAACGTGCGCAACAGCTTTTACAGTCTGTCACCCAAACAGATAGCGGAAGATACGAAGTACCTCTACTGTGGAAGTACGACAAAGTCCATCTACCTAACAGCAAACCAGCGGCTCTGCGACGGTTTCACTGCCTTGAGAATAGGATGAAGAAGCAGCCGAAGCTAGCCGAGGTATTGCGTGCGAAGATCGATGACTATCGGCGGAAAGGGTACATAAGGAAGCTGTCGAACGAGGAACTACAGAAACCGCAAGAACGAGTGTGGTATCTTCCGCTGTTCCCGGTTATCAACCCGAATAAGCCGGGGAAAGTCAGGTTTGTTTGGGACGCAGCAGCAATGACAAACGGCGTATCGCTCAATTCCATGCTGCTGAAAGGGCCGGACTTGCTGACTCCGCTGGACTACGTTCTCTACCGGTTCCGCGAATTTCGAATTGGACTTAGTGGTGACGTTAGGGAGATGTACCTGCAGATGCTGATGGCTTCGCGAGATCAACACTGCCTTCGAGTACTGTGGAGTGACGACGGAAAGGGCGAACCTAGCACGTATGTAACACAGGTTATGCCATTCGGAACCTCCTGTTCACCATCCTGTGCACAGTACGTGAAAAATCTCAACGCGAGCAATTTCGCAGGCCAGTACCCGCAAGCAGCACATACGATTATAAAACAGCATTACGTGGACGACATGTTGGCGAGCGTGGAAACGGAAGAGGAGGCAATTCAGTTGGCGAAAGACGTAAAGCACGTTCACGCTCAAGCGGGACTCGAAATGCGCAATTGGATCTCAAACTCGCCAGCGGTGGTGGAAGCAATGAAGGAGACGAAGACCGACGAGAAGAATCTCAACCTGGGACCAGAGCTGGGAACAGAAAAGGTCCTAGGAATGTGGTGGTGCACGGCTACAGATACGTTCACGTACAAGCTCTCGGTGAAACACGACCGTGACCTGTTAGCTGGAACGCGTAAACCCACGAAGAGGGAGGTTTTACGAACGCTCATGGCCGTCTTTGATCCACTAGGATTGATATCCAACGTGCTCGTCTACTTGAAGGTTCTATTCCAGGAGATATGGAGATGCGGCATCGATTGGGACGACGAAATTCCGGACAGTCTCAACGAGAAGTGGGAGAAGTGGATCGAGGTTTTACCTAAAGTGCAATACGTCAGGATTCCTCGTTGTTATCGCTCTATTACATCGCTAACTCCAGAAACTAATATCCAGTTGCACACGTTCGTTGACGCAAGTCTCTCTGGATTCGCCGCTGTAGTCTATCTACGCATCGAGCAGGGTAGCTCTGTGGAATGTGCCATAGTGGGCGCAAAAGCACGGGTTTCTCCCCTCAAGTTCGTCTCCATTCCCAGACTGGAGTTGCAGGCGGCGGTCATCGGTGTCCGGCTGGCGGACCGAATCTCTAAGTCCTTAACATACAAGATCGACAAACGAGTTTTTTGGAGCGATTCTCGTGACGTACTGTGCTGGATACGATCAGACCACCGCCGGTATTCACAATTCGTCGCAGCCCGTGTTAGCGAGATTCTTGAGACGACAGAAATGACAGATTGGAGGAATATCAACACGAAGGACAACGTAGCGGACGACGCTACCAAGTGGGAGCGGCAACCAGATCTTACAGAGGAAAGCAGATGGTTTACGGGACCGAAGTTCTTGTGGGAGCACAATGAATACTGGCCTGTGGATTCACATCAGAGCAGCTCGACGAATGAGGAACTCCGCGCGAATCTCTTCCATCACATAACAAGTCCACCTCCAGTGATAGACGTACGACGGTTCTCCCGTTGGCAGAGTTTGCTTCGAGCCACTGCTGTAGTGCTGCGCGTCAAACACAATTTTCTTTGCGTGATCGACAAATTGTCACGAAGGGATGGCCTGCTTACGGCGGACGAGCTGCGGCAGGCATCTATTTTCCTATTCCGGCAAGCACAAGCAGAATCATATCCAGATGAAATTAGGATCCTCGCGAGCGCAGAAAAGTCCAAGAAGTCGTTGATGAAGTCCAGTTCGATATACAAGCTAAACCCTTTTCTCGACGAGCACCAAGTTCTACGGATGCACGGTAGGATCAGCGCGTGCGAGTACGCCTCGATGGATGCTCGTAATCCAATAATCTTATCGCAGAGCAATTACGTAGCTTGGTTAGTGGTGAAGGACTGTCACGAACGGTTCCATCACAGGAATCACACCACCGTCTTGAACGAGCTGCGGCATGTCTACCGGATTCCGAGGCTGAAACAGCTGTTCAACAAAGTCAAAGCAGGGTGCCAGATGTGTAAGAATGAGAAATCAGTTCCACAACCTCCTCCAATGGGTGATCTACCGGAAGCAAGACTGGCGGCGTTCACTAGACCTTTCTCCTTTGTTGGGGTTGACTATTTCGGTCCGATTAATGTGGTGGTAGGGCGTAGAGTTGAGAAACGTTGGGGTGTGCTAACGACGTGCTTAACAGTGCGCGCGATACACTTAGAAGTCGCGCACTCACTCAGTGCAGACTCTTGCATAATAGCATTGAGAAACATGATGGCAAGGCGAGGCGTACCAATTAAAATCTATAGTGATCGCGGAACGAATTTCACGGCAGCGAGCAAAGAGCTGAAGGCGGCCCTCCAAGAGATAGACCAAGAAGCAGTCGTTCGAGAGATCGTGAGTCCAGATACCGAATGGGTTTTCCTTCCCCCAGCCTCACCGCATATGGGAGGAGCCTGGGAAAGGCTTGTGCAGACGGTGAAGAGGAACTTGGCAGCAATACGTCCAGTACGGAATCCGACCGACGAATCACTGCGCAACATGCTGATCGAAGTGGAGAATACGATCAACTCGCGGCCGTTAACGCATGTCCCGGTGGAAGACCCAGATGCTCCAGTTCTGACGCCAAACCACTTCCTCCTGGGTTCCTCGAGCGGTCTCAAACCGGCGTCAACTCTAGACAACCGTGCAGTGGCTTTGCGACGATCCTGGTGCGCTTCGCAGGTAGAGGTTAACATCTTTTGGCAACGATGGGTGCGAGACTACATGCCGGATCTAACAAAGCGAACTAAGTGGTTCAGCGAGGTAAAGCCGATAGAGCTGAACGATGTTGCTGTAGTGGTAGACCCAGCTCTTCCCCGCAGTTGCTGGCCGAAGGGGCGTATAATCGCGGTCAACCAGAGTAAGGACGGCCAGGTAAGGTCTGCAGTGGTGCAAACAATGTCAGGAGTCTACGAGCGTCCCGCGACGAAGCTCGCCATACTAGATGTTCGACGCGACAGACAGGTAAGCCAGGAACCTGGCGTACCCGGGGGGGAGTGTTACGACCCCTCGGTCGGCGCATCTCACTACGGCGACTTTCAGATGTATCAGTCTTGGCCGGGCGAAACGAACAATAAACTCGCTCAACGAGACAACTGTCACTAG